One Pomacea canaliculata isolate SZHN2017 linkage group LG1, ASM307304v1, whole genome shotgun sequence genomic window, TGAGATAAAGACGTCCCCAGCCACACTGCACACAATCTCATTAAGCTCTATGAATCTTCAAAGAAAACTAGAGACTAAAGGGTTAGTGACAGGTTAACATGTTATCactaaagacagaaaatactAATCTTATAAGTACACTTAACCACGTCTTAGTAAGGAGAATGATTTAATCTCAAAGCAACATTACCATGCTTAATCTCAAAGAAACATTACCATGCGCTGATATCATCTCCTCCACTGTTGCCCACTCCTCTGTCTTTTTGAACTGCAAGGCTTTGGCCTCATCTTGTGTCTTCACAGCCTCCAAAAGCAATCCCAGCTGTTCCTAAAACATTAAAGACCAGCTTGAATGGTCTGCATTTTTTGtagatatcagtagatacagGTGGTATAAAactaatctgtaaatttcagccttcaaAATACATTCGTCTACTACATCTTGCTAGTGCACccttcacaacattgcctgcagtcaacaccaatcagagagagagagaatgaacgacagtttggattattcagatgctgacagtctgcatttcttgtggttctgaaaaactgctattTTCGCATGAGATATGCAGACTTTCAAAGTCCGAATAATCTGAACTGTCGCTCTGTTTCGATTTGACTGCTGGCAACATTGTGAACAGTGTACCAACGTGATGTAATACACCATTACCGGCAGTTGTTGATCGCAAGTTGTGAATTGCATAATTTAATAGcagataattaacggatggttTTTGAAAGCTgtaatttacaggttagttttatttCCCCTTTATCTACCAttatctgcaaaaaatgcaaaccattcaggttggtctttcaAGATCAGCCTTAAATACTTCACTAAAGattgataaaaatgatttaaatatataaaaacagattttcaaaggttttaaaacACTGTCATCATGACTCAGAGACAGTCCATCTTCTTCTGTAGTAGTATGAAGCatcttaactttttttccctGACATTCTGATACTCCAGGCGACATAAGAAATCTTGAAAACCCATATTTTTGCATTGCAGTAACCCCCCATCCTCTCACTCTTTTTTTGCCAATTGATGTGTCCTTATGAGTGAATGTGTGCTGATCAGATGACAGGCACATAAGTGTAAAACTTTTTACTTCGTAGCGCAAGTTTGGTTAAATGAGCTGATTGGACAGAAGCATtttgagtgggtttttttttttctttttggtaaaTGTCATGAGCTCCTTTATAAAAAGGTATATACTTTTAAACCTTCACTGTTGATATTAGTATACTTTGTGTGTGCACTCTTTTTGACTTGTATTCATGGTTATGTCTCTGCATATTTGTTTGCTAATATGTTTGGTCTGCATCTGAATGCACACTTAATGCATTTTGAGTCTCAACAGTTTGTGTACATCCCTTTTAGCCTAGTGTCAAATGGGGAAATGCACAAAAGAAAGctgctttatttattgctttctaTAGTGAGCAGTAATGTTAAGCCTTGAAATATCCCAAACTGTCTTTACTTATTCTAACATAAGCAACTTCTCACTCTCAATGGCAGCATTTCTGATGTTGTTAAGAACATGAGGAGATGAAAGTCTGACATGGCATTAAGAAACTGGTTGGGACTAAACTGCTCCATGTAAGACATCAAAGCATTGAAATCCTGAAACAAACGGAGTACGGCATGAGGGCAGagtcaaacaataaaattcaaattAGTTCCATAAATGGAACATGCAGCTACAAGATGAGCACACCCAAAAGCCAGAAACCAGTTATTAAAAGTGACAACAATATtatatcttttactttttaacaaatttaaaatacttctttAGAATGATACTAGTAAACGATTTCTGATAAGCATGAGCTTTGCTTGCATGGATATTTCTGAAAAACATTAAGCTCACACACTCCCaacttaagaacaaaaaaaaaaaaaaaagaaaaagaaaccaaaggCACAAGGTTACCTGTGTTTCACCCATGCCAGCACGGTTCTCCACAGGGAAAAAGCGAGGTCCTTCCAGAGTTCGAAATGTGTATTGGAAATCTGCTGGAAAAGCTGCTGGCATGTCAACTAGCAAATACTCTACTGGAAGTGGCCGAGCCAGATGTGTCACCTCATTGCCATAGCTGTCTTTGCCCTGGAACAGTGTGTGCAAATAAGgcaacatgaaaacaaaagatcaCATAACAAGTTGGCAAAAGATCATCATCAGAATCATTGCATTCAAATTGTACATCACTGAAGCATTCATCAGATTCATtatcagcaaatattttaccGGGATACTTGAAATATACACATTTTGTATATGGCATACCTTATAGAACACATCTGGGACATACTGCTCATTGGAAGACTCCTTTATGTAGCCTAGTTCTGGAACATCCTTGGTGGGAATGAGACAGTCATCTTTGACTAATGCCATACACTGATTAGACACCTGGTAGCCTTCAAAATGAATCTGGTTATTGTTGTCACCTGTAAATGCATGACCTTATGAAATCTCTTTAGACAATTTGTGATGCATGCTTAGTCACTGATGAATGGCAGCAATAAAGTAAATTGCCTTAATATCTGCATGTGAATTTCTTGTTtattgaaaatttcttttttcttttcttttggggggggggaaggaatAGGGGATTAGCAAATGTAAGTGTgagcatcaaaataaaatcttattaaaTGAATGGGAAGCAGATTTGATAAACAGTATAACACAAGGTCTTAAATGGGACTTAGCATATagcaagaagaaatattttctttatcagaGCCTAATTTTTAAGTACCTGTGGCAATGACTGTCACAAACTTGGAGCCAAAGTGTCCCTCAGGCGAAAGTTTGCAGGGATTAGGGAACTTGTTCTGAAAGTCTGCTGCCATTACACACTCTTCTGCACTGAGGAAGTGGGAATCCTAATGCAAGCAAATCAGCAATATGCTAGCATCATGTGGCTCTTAGACTGGAGCAAGTTATATAAAAAAGGCTGAATTTTCCCACATAAAACAAACCCCATTGAATTTCTCTGACTACCTTACTTTATCTCATCCAAGTTATCCCGTTTCAttaagaaacaacaacagtaactTGTCATCCACCTTTCACAGTCTGCTGtggcttagaaattattgttaaaTGTGTCCACACTCATTCTCTGCAAATTCAGAGGGAAAAAAGACTTAcgatgtttcctctaaaatttCTGACAGTTCCTTTTGACAGATCTTCTGCTACCAAGTCTGTAAATATCCAGCCTACAGGAATCAAACCAAGCTGCTTTGCTGCATCATTGATCATCACCTCTTTGGAATCAGGTAAAAGTTCAATTTTATTTGGGGAGTTTTTctgcaaataacaaataacatttcaGTCATTTGGTCACTATCATCACTATCTCCTCTCCAACAATCTAAAAGTAAGCAAGGGCACTCAAGGAAGCTTATTAAACTAAACTCCAATAGTGAAACAATCCAATCTCACAATATCTAAAAAAACTCGATGAAaaattatgattaaaaaaaaatgtttttttttaaatatccgtCAGCAAGGTTTAAACTCCCACAGCtcagaattaaataaaacaaaattttaagaaatgaaaaataagaaaacagaagaccTAAGACAGTGGTAGATTACTCTCTAAAGCTTTGCCTACCTGTGGTGGTTCATAGATGGCTGCAACTGTTGCCTTTATACCAAGTGGGACATCTTTATGTGGCTCATAGCGACCATACATTATACCAATTCTCTGGTTGCCAGTGTTGCGCCAGTAGTTCAGAAAACGATCAGCCACTGTAGAATTCTCAAACATTATGTAATCTACATGACGATAGggctgcagacaaaaaaaacaaagacagaaggATAAGTTTACATCAGAAACACACGTGTTTCTGAATGTTATTCAAATTGTCAGTGAATAGatgttcagagaaaaaaaaaatgaaagagaaaagctgATTCTGTATGAATTAATTCACAAGAATGCATAAGCACATGTATGGATAGATTTGGATTTTAAAGCATCCTGTTAACCTCTGTGGATTATATTAAAACCTCAAAGGTAGATGCTATAGATATGATTGtaatttaaagattttgttaaattattgtttatgtgGTATAGAATTGCTGAAACCatctgaaaatgtttacttaaaaCGTTTAGAGTGATAAAAATGTGGAACATTTTAAAGTAAGTTACATAATAAGGTAGctgaatgaaaattatttttcctaacACATTCTTTAAAATCTAGCAGAACATGCTGCAGTCAAAAACGTGCTCTAATGAATACTCTGGCAATCTTTCTAAGTATGAAAAGCTGTGAGAAAAATTTGACGTCCAATTTTGTAGTTAGGTGTGCATGAGAAAAATTTGTAGACCAAATTTGTAGTGTGGAGTTGAgactgtttcttcttcttgacaAGTGGCAGTCTTTGATAAGGTGATTAAATAGttatagaataaaaaataagaataaaatttattaaagaataggaataatttaaaaaaatgttattgcttaGCTGAGCCAAAGCTGCCAGACTTATGCAAACATATGTAATTTTGTTTGCGATGCCCAAGTTTTAATTGCTAAAAGGGAATccgataaaattaaaaataagacagCAGTGAGAGGAAAATGTGCTGTAGTGTAATGCCATTAGTAAGACGTTTTTCAATAAGTATACTAAAACAGCAGACAGAGATTTCTGAAACCAACCTTGCAATGTGAATCAGAGGCAAGCTGTTCCAAATAAAATTGCTGATATTGGAAAGACACAGCAAAGTCTTTGGGGTCTTGACAGGGTGGGATTGATGACTGGGACAAAAAGCTGCTAACGTGGTATAGAGGTGATAAGTGAGTGTCGATAAATTATGATGGTGCTGATGTTAAGATGTGGACTTTGaaaaggcattcgacagtgtagacagggatgtcatctggaggctgatgatccactatggcattccacctaagctcataaacattattcaggggTTGTACAAAGACttgtcctgccaagttattcacaatggcaaactcactaaacctttcgtaatgaagaccagtgtaagacagggttgcatattaacACCAACAATCTTcatgatggtcatagactggattatgagCAAGACAACACAAGGCAACAACATCGGTATTCAGTGGaccaccaaacagctagaggacctagactttgcagatgacattagtctcctatctcatcggcaacaacatgcaaaGTGAGTAAGTTAGCAAAGGAAGCAGAGAatactggcttaaaggtcaacagaaagcaAGACTGAAGTGTTGAGAATCAACACCAAACAGTAACttccaattcaacttcaaggagagaacatcctggaaacagacagcTTCAAGTATCTGCAGAGCACTGTCAACAAGGACAGTGGGgctgatgatgacatcaaaagccgcaccAACTAGGCCAgtcatgctttcaacagcctacgccccatctggaactcccgagcattatccttccacagtaagacccgcatcttcaacaccaatgtaatggcagtcctactgtatggttctgaaacttggagagtgacaaacacaacaacaacaagctccagacatttaccaactgatgccatattttgggaataagatggcttgaaaagatctccaaacagatgcctgtggaaaagaactaaccagaatgccactaaacaagacatcaaaaagcgcaaatgaggctggataggacacaccctgtgcagaaccagctgacaccattgccaagcaggcacttgactggaatcctcaggggaataGGAGAGTtaggagaccaaagcagacttggaaaagaacagaagaaagcgaggcaaaggacatcagaaccacacgggcccaactgaagggggacTGCCCAAAACTGAGTCTGCTGGCGAGATGGTgttgatgatatgatgatgatgatcgatttgtaatgcgcaggtatccattcagaagaatgctcattgcgcagaaaaaacaaaagaagaaaaagtaaagcgaacaaatatataaaacaccaggaaagtaaaaaatagagacagaagtgtttcgtggttgtttaagactggtttgaaagaaacagttttctttgaaaagaaacagtgttgcggccctatgctccttgaggagaaATAAGGACAAAACTGATGTTAAGTTGTTAATGTTTAAGAAAggagaatttttgttttgtttgtttttgaatttttttgattaaaagaaattacaatttTGCACATTCTTATAAATATTTGGTGTTGCATCCATTTTAATAAGCAATAaacttgaatttttaaaatacactgcCCAGTCTGAATACAAATTTCTTGCACAGTTGTCTCTTGCATTCTTGAATGCACATAAAAATTTTCTTATCTCTCTCTGTAAATTGTCAGCAGATGCACCAAACCTGTCTATTCAGTGTGATAGCATTCGGCTGACACTTTGTACATATTCCACCAGGCCAAGGTGGGTGTTCTCTACATCCAGGCTTTATTTTACAGTGATGTTTTCCAAGTTCACAAACTTTCCCCTGTAAAGTAAAACATAGTTCATAGAAAATCTGTTTGTTTAACCTAGTTCACTATCAGATAAGTGCATAATGAAAGAACAAACCCTTTACATTTTCAGCACATATCTGAAGCCTGTCCAAAGCTTTTAAActattaaagaaattataaatgtttatatttgacatggcaacattaaaatatgcttttacATTATC contains:
- the LOC112558800 gene encoding LOW QUALITY PROTEIN: nuclear protein localization protein 4 homolog (The sequence of the model RefSeq protein was modified relative to this genomic sequence to represent the inferred CDS: inserted 1 base in 1 codon); the encoded protein is MPATILVRVQSPDHGTKRIETKGTDTVANFLNKVQAEFGLKDTGWNLYKNRDKSGFIRNSRAKKVDDFKIKHGDMLYMVLEERINTGSAADGNTPDAAAISSVAVGVSNLSAASSSDVCVEDEVDQILGKQDGKIYRSRNDQFCRHGPQGKCLHCVPLEPYDEEFLRGCDPPIKFLSFHSYIRKLTGGVDKGKFVNLENIXCKIKPGCREHPPWPGGICTKCQPNAITLNRQPYRHVDYIMFENSTVADRFLNYWRNTGNQRIGIMYGRYEPHKDVPLGIKATVAAIYEPPQKNSPNKIELLPDSKEVMINDAAKQLGLIPVGWIFTDLVAEDLSKGTVRNFRGNIDSHFLSAEECVMAADFQNKFPNPCKLSPEGHFGSKFVTVIATGDNNNQIHFEGYQVSNQCMALVKDDCLIPTKDVPELGYIKESSNEQYVPDVFYKGKDSYGNEVTHLARPLPVEYLLVDMPAAFPADFQYTFRTLEGPRFFPVENRAGMGETQDFNALMSYMEQFSPNQFLNAMSDFHLLMFLTTSEMLPLREQLGLLLEAVKTQDEAKALQFKKTEEWATVEEMISAHAPSHAPPPTSYAGPGAVPLPPSSGGRAMGMWTCAHCTFLNQPGLAVCEMCSLPYSGSSM